A stretch of Streptomyces vietnamensis DNA encodes these proteins:
- a CDS encoding NAD(P)-dependent oxidoreductase, which produces MKLTVFGATGGIGQEIVHQALASGHEVTAVVRDPARLTVTGSRLTVQRADLSDPEALRGAVAGRDAVLSGLGARTRADAGVTARLTRSVLAAMEAEKTRRLLVVSAAPLGPVPDGQALVDKAVLAIINNVLKDIYADLRVMESDLAASSADWTSVRPPKLTNKPGTGRYRKVVGGTPSRGRSLARSDVAHAMLAMIDDPATVRQGVGVAY; this is translated from the coding sequence ATGAAGCTCACAGTCTTCGGTGCGACCGGCGGCATCGGCCAGGAGATCGTCCACCAGGCCCTGGCCTCGGGCCACGAGGTGACGGCGGTGGTGCGGGACCCGGCACGCCTCACCGTGACCGGCAGCCGCCTGACGGTCCAACGGGCCGACCTGTCCGACCCCGAGGCCCTGCGCGGGGCCGTGGCGGGCCGGGACGCGGTGCTCTCGGGCCTCGGCGCCCGGACCCGGGCGGACGCGGGCGTGACGGCGCGCCTGACCCGCTCGGTGCTCGCGGCGATGGAGGCCGAGAAGACGCGCCGGCTCCTGGTGGTCAGCGCGGCCCCGCTGGGCCCGGTCCCCGACGGCCAGGCCCTCGTCGACAAGGCCGTTCTGGCGATCATCAACAACGTCCTGAAGGACATCTACGCCGACCTGCGGGTCATGGAGTCGGACCTCGCCGCGAGCAGCGCCGACTGGACCTCCGTACGCCCGCCCAAGCTGACGAACAAGCCGGGCACCGGCCGGTACCGCAAGGTCGTCGGCGGCACCCCGTCCCGGGGCCGCTCCCTGGCCCGCTCGGACGTGGCGCACGCGATGCTGGCGATGATCGACGACCCGGCGACGGTCAGGCAGGGCGTCGGAGTGGCCTACTAG
- a CDS encoding TetR/AcrR family transcriptional regulator → MEEKPTRTRIVDAARDLMRTAGLARTTTKEIAKAAGCSEAALYKYFSSKEELFLTVLNERLPRLAGLLGTLVADPGGRSVEENLTEVARQAALFYEQTFPVVASLYAEPQLKRRHEEAMRTYGMGPHKPIEGLAAYLRAEQQHGRISADADPMAAASLLLGACVQRSFAWEMTPDRRPPDSLDDFARTLARTLLRGIA, encoded by the coding sequence ATGGAAGAGAAGCCGACCCGGACCCGGATCGTCGACGCCGCCCGCGACCTCATGCGGACGGCGGGGCTCGCCCGCACCACCACCAAGGAGATCGCCAAGGCGGCCGGCTGCTCGGAAGCCGCGCTCTACAAGTACTTCAGCAGCAAGGAAGAGCTCTTCCTGACCGTCCTGAACGAGCGCCTGCCCCGGCTCGCCGGACTCCTCGGCACGCTCGTCGCCGACCCCGGCGGCCGCAGCGTCGAGGAGAACCTCACCGAGGTCGCCCGGCAGGCCGCGCTCTTCTACGAGCAGACCTTCCCGGTCGTCGCGTCCCTCTACGCCGAACCGCAGCTCAAACGGCGCCACGAGGAGGCCATGCGCACGTACGGCATGGGCCCCCACAAGCCCATCGAAGGCCTCGCCGCCTACCTCCGCGCCGAGCAGCAGCACGGCCGCATCAGCGCCGACGCCGACCCGATGGCCGCCGCGTCCCTGCTCCTCGGGGCCTGCGTGCAGCGCTCCTTCGCGTGGGAGATGACCCCGGACCGCAGGCCGCCGGACTCCCTCGACGACTTCGCCCGCACGCTCGCCCGCACCCTGCTCCGCGGGATCGCCTAG
- the rplK gene encoding 50S ribosomal protein L11, protein MPPKKKKVTGLIKLQINAGAANPAPPVGPALGQHGVNIMEFCKAYNAATESQRGMVVPVEITVYEDRTFTFITKTPPAAKLILKAAGVEKGSGEPHKTKVAKLTAAQVREIATVKLPDLNANDLDAASKIIAGTARSMGITVEG, encoded by the coding sequence ATGCCTCCCAAGAAGAAGAAGGTCACGGGGCTTATCAAGCTCCAGATCAACGCTGGTGCGGCCAACCCGGCCCCGCCGGTCGGCCCCGCGCTGGGTCAGCACGGCGTCAACATCATGGAGTTCTGCAAGGCCTACAACGCCGCGACCGAGTCGCAGCGTGGCATGGTCGTGCCGGTGGAGATCACGGTCTACGAAGACCGCACCTTCACCTTCATCACCAAGACTCCGCCGGCCGCCAAGCTGATCCTCAAGGCCGCGGGTGTGGAGAAGGGCTCCGGCGAGCCGCACAAGACCAAGGTCGCCAAGCTCACGGCCGCCCAGGTCCGCGAGATCGCCACGGTCAAGCTCCCCGACCTCAACGCCAATGACCTGGACGCCGCGTCCAAGATCATCGCCGGCACCGCCCGTTCCATGGGCATCACGGTCGAGGGCTGA
- the rplJ gene encoding 50S ribosomal protein L10, producing the protein MARPDKAAAVAELEDKFRSSNAVVLTSYTGLTVAQLKTLRRSLGDNAQYAVVKNTLTKIAANQAGIAALDDQLAGSTAAAFVTGDPVESAKALRDFAKENPNLVIKGGVLDGKALSADEFKKLADLESREVLLSKLAGAFKGKQTQAAQLFQALPTKLVRTVDALRAKQAEQGGAE; encoded by the coding sequence ATGGCAAGGCCCGACAAGGCTGCCGCGGTAGCCGAGCTTGAGGACAAGTTCCGCAGCTCGAACGCCGTCGTGCTGACCTCGTACACGGGGCTCACCGTGGCGCAGCTCAAGACGCTGCGTCGTTCGCTCGGTGACAACGCCCAGTACGCCGTGGTGAAGAACACGCTGACCAAGATTGCGGCCAACCAGGCCGGGATCGCCGCGCTGGACGACCAGCTTGCTGGTTCGACCGCGGCCGCCTTCGTCACCGGTGACCCGGTGGAGTCGGCGAAGGCTCTGCGTGACTTCGCCAAGGAGAACCCGAACCTCGTCATCAAGGGCGGTGTCCTTGACGGCAAGGCGCTCTCCGCCGACGAGTTCAAGAAGCTTGCGGACCTCGAGTCCCGCGAGGTTCTGCTCAGCAAGCTGGCCGGCGCGTTCAAGGGCAAGCAGACTCAGGCTGCTCAGCTCTTCCAGGCGCTGCCGACGAAGCTCGTCCGCACCGTGGACGCGCTTCGCGCCAAGCAGGCCGAGCAGGGCGGTGCCGAGTAA
- the rplA gene encoding 50S ribosomal protein L1, producing the protein MKRSKALRSADAKVDRERLYAPLEAVRLAKETATTKFDGTVEVAFRLGVDPRKADQMVRGTVNLPHGTGKTARVLVFATGERAEAAIAAGADIVGSDELIDEISKGNRLNEFDAVVATPDLMGKVGRLGRVLGPRGLMPNPKVGTVTPDVAKAVNDIKGGKIEFRVDKHSNLHFIIGKVSFDETKLVENYAAALEEILRLKPSAAKGRYIKKAAITTTMGPGIPLDSNRTRNLLVEEDPAAV; encoded by the coding sequence GTGAAGCGCAGCAAGGCTCTCCGCTCCGCGGACGCCAAGGTCGACCGCGAGCGGCTCTACGCCCCCCTCGAGGCCGTCCGTCTCGCCAAGGAGACCGCCACCACGAAGTTCGACGGCACCGTCGAGGTCGCCTTCCGCCTGGGTGTCGACCCGCGCAAGGCCGACCAGATGGTCCGTGGCACCGTGAACCTCCCGCACGGCACCGGCAAGACCGCCCGGGTCCTGGTCTTCGCGACCGGTGAGCGTGCCGAGGCCGCGATCGCCGCGGGCGCCGACATCGTCGGCTCCGACGAGCTCATCGACGAGATCTCCAAGGGCAACCGCCTGAACGAGTTCGACGCCGTTGTGGCCACCCCGGACCTCATGGGCAAGGTCGGCCGCCTCGGCCGCGTCCTCGGCCCGCGTGGTCTCATGCCGAACCCCAAGGTCGGCACCGTCACCCCCGATGTCGCGAAGGCTGTCAACGACATCAAGGGCGGCAAGATCGAGTTCCGCGTCGACAAGCACTCGAACCTGCACTTCATCATCGGCAAGGTCTCCTTCGACGAGACGAAGCTGGTCGAGAACTACGCCGCGGCCCTGGAGGAGATCCTCCGTCTGAAGCCGTCCGCCGCGAAGGGTCGCTACATCAAGAAGGCGGCCATCACGACGACGATGGGCCCCGGCATCCCGCTGGACTCCAACCGCACCCGCAACCTCCTCGTCGAGGAGGACCCGGCCGCGGTCTGA
- a CDS encoding MaoC family dehydratase produces MTAKIAYDEVEVGTELPAQSFPVTRATLVQYAGASGDFNPIHWNEKFAVEVGLPDVIAHGMFTMAEAIRVVTDWAGDPAAVVEYGVRFTKPVVVPNDGTGALIEVSAKVAAKLDDQQVRVDITAMSAGQKVLGMSRAVVRLA; encoded by the coding sequence ATGACCGCGAAGATCGCCTACGACGAGGTCGAGGTCGGCACCGAGCTGCCCGCCCAGTCCTTCCCCGTGACCCGCGCCACGCTCGTGCAGTACGCCGGCGCCTCCGGGGACTTCAACCCCATCCACTGGAACGAGAAGTTCGCGGTCGAGGTCGGCCTCCCCGACGTCATCGCCCACGGCATGTTCACCATGGCCGAGGCGATCCGCGTCGTCACCGACTGGGCCGGCGACCCCGCCGCCGTCGTCGAGTACGGCGTCCGCTTCACCAAGCCGGTCGTCGTCCCCAACGACGGGACCGGCGCCCTGATCGAGGTCTCCGCCAAGGTCGCCGCCAAGCTGGACGACCAGCAGGTGCGGGTCGACATCACGGCCATGAGCGCCGGGCAGAAGGTCCTGGGCATGTCCCGGGCCGTCGTCCGCCTCGCCTGA
- a CDS encoding adenosine deaminase yields the protein MEHVRDLTLLPKAHLHLHFTGSMRPTTLIELADKYGVHLPEALKSGTPPKLRATDERGWFRFQRLYDIARSCLRTPEDIQRLVREAAQEDVRDGSGWLEIQVDPTSYAPHLGGLIPALEIILDAVDAASRETGLGMRVLVAANRMKHPLEARTLARLAVRFADRGVVGFGLSNDERRGMARDFDRAFAIAREGGLLAAPHGGELTGPSSVRDCLDDLRAARVGHGVRSAEDPRLLRKLAEKGVTCEVCPASNVALGVYEKHEDVPLRTLFEAGVPMALGADDPLLFGSRLAAQYEIARRHHGFTDAELAELARQSVRGSAAPEDVKAKLLAGIDDWIA from the coding sequence ATGGAGCACGTACGCGATCTCACCCTGTTGCCCAAGGCCCATCTGCATCTGCACTTCACCGGTTCGATGCGGCCCACGACGCTCATCGAGCTGGCCGACAAGTACGGCGTGCACCTCCCGGAGGCGCTCAAGAGCGGCACTCCTCCCAAACTGCGGGCCACCGACGAGCGCGGCTGGTTCCGTTTCCAGCGGCTGTACGACATCGCCCGCTCCTGCCTGCGCACGCCGGAGGACATCCAGCGGCTGGTCCGCGAGGCGGCCCAGGAGGACGTCAGGGACGGCTCGGGGTGGCTGGAGATCCAGGTCGACCCCACCTCGTACGCCCCGCACCTCGGCGGCCTGATCCCGGCCCTGGAGATCATCCTGGACGCGGTCGACGCGGCCTCGCGGGAGACCGGGCTCGGGATGCGGGTGCTGGTCGCGGCGAACCGGATGAAGCACCCTCTCGAGGCCCGTACGCTCGCGCGGCTCGCGGTGCGGTTCGCGGACCGGGGCGTGGTCGGTTTCGGGCTCTCCAACGACGAACGGCGGGGCATGGCACGGGACTTCGACCGGGCCTTCGCGATCGCGCGGGAGGGCGGCCTGCTCGCGGCCCCGCACGGCGGCGAGCTGACGGGCCCCTCGTCGGTGCGGGACTGCCTGGACGATCTGCGGGCGGCGCGGGTCGGTCACGGGGTGCGGTCGGCGGAGGACCCGAGGCTGCTGCGGAAGCTGGCCGAGAAGGGCGTGACCTGCGAGGTCTGCCCGGCGTCGAACGTGGCCCTGGGCGTGTACGAGAAGCACGAGGACGTCCCGCTGCGGACCCTCTTCGAGGCGGGCGTCCCGATGGCGCTCGGTGCCGACGACCCCCTCCTGTTCGGCTCGCGGCTCGCCGCCCAGTACGAGATCGCCCGTCGGCACCACGGCTTCACGGACGCGGAGCTGGCGGAGCTGGCCCGTCAGTCGGTGCGGGGCTCGGCGGCGCCGGAGGACGTCAAGGCGAAGCTCCTGGCGGGGATCGACGACTGGATCGCCTAG
- the nusG gene encoding transcription termination/antitermination protein NusG has translation MSDANLNDAFESESVEDELDIVEAADEDVEDVEVDAAEDAADEDVEIDEAEEADEDETAEVEDEGDEDETEEEAEPAAPVDPVAALREELRTLPGEWYVIHTYAGYEKRVKANLEQRAVSLNVEDFIYQAEVPEEEIVQIKGGERKNVKQNKLPGYVLVRMDLTNESWGVVRNTPGVTGFVGNAYDPYPLTLDEIVKMLAPEAEEKAAREAAEAEGKPAPARKLEVQVLDFEVGDSVTVTDGPFATLQATINEINPDSKKVKGLVEIFGRETPVELSFDQIQKN, from the coding sequence GTGTCTGACGCGAACCTGAACGACGCCTTCGAGTCCGAGTCCGTCGAGGACGAGCTGGACATCGTCGAGGCCGCCGACGAGGACGTCGAGGACGTCGAGGTCGACGCTGCAGAGGACGCTGCGGACGAGGACGTCGAGATCGACGAGGCCGAAGAGGCCGACGAGGACGAGACCGCCGAGGTCGAGGACGAGGGCGACGAGGACGAGACCGAGGAGGAGGCCGAGCCGGCCGCCCCGGTCGACCCCGTCGCCGCGCTCCGCGAGGAGCTCCGCACCCTCCCCGGCGAGTGGTACGTCATCCACACCTACGCGGGCTACGAGAAGCGCGTGAAGGCCAACCTCGAGCAGCGTGCCGTCTCGCTCAACGTCGAGGACTTCATCTACCAGGCCGAGGTCCCCGAGGAAGAGATCGTCCAGATCAAGGGCGGCGAGCGGAAGAACGTCAAGCAGAACAAGCTCCCCGGCTACGTTCTCGTCCGCATGGACCTGACGAACGAGTCCTGGGGCGTCGTCCGCAACACCCCCGGTGTCACCGGCTTCGTGGGCAACGCCTACGACCCGTACCCGCTGACCCTGGACGAGATCGTCAAGATGCTCGCCCCGGAGGCCGAGGAGAAGGCCGCCCGCGAGGCCGCCGAGGCCGAGGGCAAGCCGGCTCCGGCCCGCAAGCTGGAGGTCCAGGTCCTGGACTTCGAGGTCGGCGACTCGGTCACCGTCACCGACGGCCCGTTCGCGACCCTCCAGGCCACGATCAACGAGATCAACCCGGACTCGAAGAAGGTCAAGGGCCTCGTCGAGATCTTCGGTCGCGAGACCCCGGTCGAGCTCAGCTTCGACCAGATCCAGAAGAACTGA
- a CDS encoding MaoC family dehydratase N-terminal domain-containing protein, producing MALDQSFVGRTYPPTAPYEVGREKIREFAEAIGDANPAYTDTEAAKALGHSDVIAPPTFVFAITFKAAGAVIEDPQLGLDYSRVVHGDQKFAYTRPVRAGDRLSVTSTIEAIKSLAGNDILDIRGEVHDASGEHVVTAWTKLVSRAPEGA from the coding sequence ATGGCGCTCGACCAGTCCTTCGTGGGCCGGACCTATCCGCCCACCGCGCCCTACGAGGTCGGCCGCGAGAAGATCCGCGAGTTCGCCGAGGCGATCGGTGACGCCAATCCCGCGTACACCGACACCGAGGCGGCCAAGGCGCTCGGACATTCCGATGTGATCGCCCCGCCCACTTTCGTGTTCGCCATCACATTCAAGGCGGCCGGCGCCGTCATCGAGGACCCGCAGCTGGGCCTCGACTACAGCCGCGTCGTCCACGGCGACCAGAAGTTCGCCTACACCCGGCCCGTACGCGCCGGGGACCGGCTCTCGGTCACCTCCACCATCGAGGCGATCAAGTCCCTCGCCGGCAACGACATCCTCGACATCCGCGGCGAGGTCCACGACGCCTCCGGCGAGCACGTCGTCACCGCCTGGACCAAGCTCGTCTCCCGCGCACCCGAGGGGGCCTGA
- the rpmG gene encoding 50S ribosomal protein L33, protein MAATDVRPKITLACVECKERNYITKKNRRNNPDRLEMKKHCPRCNSHTAHRETR, encoded by the coding sequence GTGGCTGCCACCGACGTCCGCCCGAAGATCACGCTGGCCTGCGTGGAGTGCAAGGAGCGGAACTACATCACCAAGAAGAACCGGCGTAACAACCCGGACCGTCTTGAGATGAAGAAGCACTGCCCCCGCTGCAACTCGCACACCGCGCACCGCGAGACGCGCTAA
- the rplL gene encoding 50S ribosomal protein L7/L12, whose product MAKLSQEDLLAQFEEMTLIELSEFVTAFEEKFDVKAAAAVAVAAGPVSGGGDAAAAEEQDEFDVILEGAGDKKIQVIKVVRELTSLGLKEAKDLVDGTPKPVLEKVAKDVAEKAAESLKAAGASVTVK is encoded by the coding sequence ATGGCGAAGCTCTCTCAGGAAGACCTCCTCGCCCAGTTCGAGGAGATGACCCTCATCGAGCTCTCCGAGTTCGTGACGGCCTTCGAGGAGAAGTTCGACGTCAAGGCTGCCGCGGCCGTCGCCGTTGCCGCCGGCCCGGTCTCGGGTGGTGGCGACGCCGCCGCCGCCGAGGAGCAGGACGAGTTCGACGTCATCCTCGAGGGTGCCGGCGACAAGAAGATCCAGGTCATCAAGGTCGTGCGCGAGCTCACCTCCCTGGGCCTCAAGGAGGCCAAGGACCTCGTCGACGGCACCCCGAAGCCGGTCCTCGAGAAGGTCGCGAAGGACGTCGCCGAGAAGGCCGCCGAGTCCCTCAAGGCCGCCGGCGCCTCCGTCACGGTCAAGTAA
- the secE gene encoding preprotein translocase subunit SecE, whose translation MTDAVGSIDMPDADETAESKKKSRKGGKRGKKGPLGRLALFYRQIIAELRKVVWPTRNQLTTYTTVVIVFVVIMIGLVTVIDYGFQEAVKYVFG comes from the coding sequence GTGACGGACGCCGTAGGCTCCATCGACATGCCTGATGCCGACGAGACCGCAGAGTCGAAGAAGAAGTCCCGCAAGGGCGGGAAGCGCGGAAAGAAGGGCCCCCTGGGCCGTCTCGCGCTCTTCTACCGCCAGATCATCGCCGAGCTCCGCAAGGTCGTCTGGCCCACGCGGAACCAGCTGACGACGTACACCACCGTGGTGATTGTCTTCGTCGTCATCATGATCGGCCTTGTCACCGTGATTGACTATGGCTTCCAGGAAGCAGTCAAGTACGTCTTCGGCTGA
- a CDS encoding pyridoxal phosphate-dependent aminotransferase: protein MSAATPPTERRVSARIGAISESATLAVDAKAKALKAAGRPVIGFGAGEPDFPTPDYIVDAAVEACKNPKYHRYTPAGGLPELKAAIAAKTLRDSGYEIDASQVLVTNGGKQAIYEAFAAILDPGDEVIVPAPYWTTYPESIRLAGGVPVDVVADETTGYRVSVEQLEAARTEKTKVVLFVSPSNPTGAVYSEAETEAIGRWAVEHGLWVLTDEIYEHLVYGDASAVSLPAVLPELRDKCIVVNGVAKTYAMTGWRVGWIIGPKDVVKAATNLQSHATSNVSNVAQVAALAAVSGNLDAVKEMGKAFDRRRQTIVRMLNEIEGVVCPTPEGAFYVYPSVKGLLGKEIRGKRPQTSVELAALILDEAEVAVVPGEAFGTPGYLRLSYALGDEDLVEGVSRIQKLLAEARD from the coding sequence ATGAGCGCTGCTACCCCTCCCACCGAGCGTCGGGTCTCCGCCCGGATCGGTGCGATCTCCGAGTCCGCCACCCTCGCCGTCGACGCCAAGGCCAAGGCCCTCAAGGCCGCCGGGCGCCCGGTGATCGGTTTCGGCGCGGGTGAGCCCGACTTCCCGACCCCGGACTACATCGTCGACGCGGCCGTCGAGGCCTGCAAGAACCCGAAGTACCACCGCTACACGCCGGCCGGCGGTCTGCCCGAGCTGAAGGCCGCGATCGCCGCCAAGACGCTGCGCGACTCCGGTTACGAGATCGACGCCTCCCAGGTCCTGGTGACCAACGGCGGCAAGCAGGCGATCTACGAGGCCTTCGCCGCGATCCTCGACCCGGGCGACGAGGTCATCGTCCCGGCGCCGTACTGGACGACGTACCCCGAGTCGATCCGCCTCGCGGGCGGCGTCCCGGTGGATGTCGTCGCCGACGAGACCACCGGCTACCGGGTCTCGGTGGAGCAGCTGGAGGCGGCGCGCACGGAGAAGACCAAGGTCGTCCTCTTCGTGTCCCCCTCGAACCCGACCGGCGCCGTCTACAGCGAGGCCGAGACCGAGGCGATCGGCCGCTGGGCCGTCGAGCACGGCCTGTGGGTCCTCACGGACGAGATCTACGAGCACCTGGTCTACGGCGACGCCTCCGCCGTCTCGCTGCCGGCGGTCCTGCCGGAGCTGCGCGACAAGTGCATCGTCGTCAACGGCGTGGCGAAGACGTACGCGATGACGGGCTGGCGCGTGGGCTGGATCATCGGCCCGAAGGACGTCGTGAAGGCCGCGACCAACCTGCAGTCGCACGCCACCTCCAACGTCTCCAACGTGGCGCAGGTGGCCGCGCTCGCCGCCGTCTCCGGGAACCTGGACGCGGTCAAGGAGATGGGCAAGGCCTTCGACCGCCGCCGCCAGACGATCGTGCGGATGCTCAACGAGATCGAGGGCGTCGTCTGCCCGACGCCGGAGGGCGCGTTCTACGTGTACCCGTCGGTGAAGGGGCTGCTCGGCAAGGAGATCCGCGGCAAGCGCCCGCAGACCTCGGTCGAGCTCGCCGCGCTGATCCTGGACGAGGCCGAGGTCGCGGTCGTCCCGGGCGAGGCCTTCGGCACGCCGGGCTACCTGCGGCTTTCGTACGCGCTCGGTGACGAGGACCTGGTGGAGGGCGTGTCCCGGATCCAGAAGCTGCTCGCCGAGGCGCGCGACTGA